GGCGTCGCGCTGCTCTACACCGGGCTGGCGATCGTGAACACGCTGCTGATGGCGACGTTCGACCGGCGGCAGGAGCTGGCGCTGCTGCGGCTGTCCGGTGCGACGCCGCGCCAGGGCGTCCGGGTGGTGGCCGGCGAGGCGGTGCTGGTGGTGCTGGTCGGGGTCGGGATGGCCGTCGCCGCGACGGTGTTCAGTCTGCTCGGTCTTGCCAACGCGCTGGGGCGCTCGGTCGAGGACGCCGCTCCGGTGGTGCCGTGGGGCTCGATCGGGGTGTCGGCGCTGGTGTGTCTGGCGCTGGCGCTCGGCGCGACCGTGCTCCCCGCGTGGTCCCTCCTGCACCGCCCCGCAGCCGGGTGACCCCGGGCGGTGTGTGCGCTGACGGTGGTGCGCCCGTGCGGTGGAGCTGGATGAGCTCCCGGCGGCGCGGTGGGGGCGTAAAGAGGTTTATTTGGCTTTGTCTTTGGGGCCTTCTCCGGTGGAGAGCGCAGCGATGAACGCCTCCTGAGGGACCTCGACGCGGCCGACCATCTTCATCCGCTTCTTGCCCTCTTTTTGCTTCTCGAGGAGCTTGCGCTTCCGGGAGATGTCACCGCCGTAGCACTTCGCGAGGACGTCCTTGCGGATCGCGCGGATGTTCTCGCGGGCGATGACCCGGGAACCGATCGCGGCCTGGATCGGCACCTCGAACTGCTGCCGCGGGATCAGCTCGCGGAGCTTCTGGGCCATCGTCGTGCCGTAGTTGTAGGCCTTGTCCTTGTGCACGATCGCGCTGAACGCGTCGACCTGCTCGCCCTGGAGCAGGATGTCGACCTTCACGAGCGCGGCGGTCTGCTCGCCGATGGGCTCGTAGTCGAGGCTCGCGTAACCCTTGGTGCGGGACTTCAGCTGGTCGAAGAAGTCGAAGATGATCTCGGCGAGCGGGAGCGTGTAGCGCAGCTCGACGCGGTCTTCGGAGAGGTAGTCCATGCCCTGGAGGACGCCGCGGCGGGACTGGCAGAGTTCCATGATCGCGCCGATGAAGTCGCTGGGCGCCAGGACGGTGGCGCGGACGATCGGCTCGTACACCTCGTCGATCTTCCCGTGCGGGAATTCGCTCGGGTTCGTGACGATGTGCTCGGTCTTGTCTTCCATGATCACGCGGTAGACGACGTTCGGCGCGGTCGCGATCAGGTCGAGGCCGAACTCGCGCTCCAGCCGCTCCCGGATGATCTCCAGGTGCAGCAGGCCGAGGAAGCCGACGCGGAAGCCGAACCCGAGCGCGGCGGAGGTCTCCGGCTCGTAGGCGAGTGCGGCGTCGTTGAGCTGGAGCTTGTCGAGCGCCTCGCGGAGGATCGGGTAGTCCGAGCCGTCGATCGGGTAGAGGCCGGAGAACACCATCGGCTTGGCTTCGGCGTAGCCGGGGAGGCTCTGCTGGGCCGGCTTCGCGTTGTTGGTGACCGTGTCACCGACCTTGGACTGACGGACGTCCTTCACCCCGGTGATCAGGTAGCCCACCTCGCCGACGCCGAGCGCGTCGGACGGCACCGGCTCGGGCGAGATGACGCCGAGTTCGAGCAGCTCGTGGGTGGCCGCGGTGGACATCATCTTGATGCGCTCGCGGGCGTTGAGCTGGCCGTCGATGACCCGGATATAGGTGACGACGCCGCGGTAGGTGTCGTAGACCGAGTCGAAGATCATCGCCCGGGCAGGGGCGTCCGCGTTGCCGGTCGGCGGGGGGAACTGGCGGACGATCTCGTTGAGCAGGTGCTCGACGCCCTCGCCGGTCTTGCCGGAGACCTTGAGGCAGTCTTCGGGCTCGCAGCCGATCAGCTTCGCGAGTTCCTCGGCGTACTTCTCGGGCTGGGCGGCGGGCAGGTCGATCTTGTTGAGCACCGGGATGATGTGCAGGTCGTTCTCGAGCGCCAGGTAGAGGTTCGCGAGCGTCTGCGCCTCGATGCCCTGGGCGGCGTCGACGAGGAGGACGGCGCCTTCGCAGGCAGCGAGGCTCCGGGACACCTCGTACGTGAAGTCGACGTGCCCCGGGGTGTCGATCATGTTCAGGATGTGGGTCTGGCCCTGGGCTTCCCACGGGAGACGGACGGCCTGCGACTTGATCGTGATGCCGCGCTCGCGCTCGATGTCCATCCGGTCGAGGTACTGGGCGCGCATCTGCCGCTCGTTGACCACGCCGGTCTTCTGCAGCATGCGGTCGGCCAGCGTCGACTTGCCGTGGTCGATGTGCGCGATGATGCAGAAGTTGCGGATCAGGCTCGGGTCTGTCGATCCCGGGCGCGGCGTCGGGGGCACGCGGGTGTCCCTCTCTTCCTCTGGAGACGTGAGTGGTGCGCGGCGTTCGGGCCGCCGTGTGCACCGGTCGCGGGGCGACGTTCCCCCAATTCTCCCACGCGCCCACGGTGCCCGTCTCGCGGCGGTGTCCCCCGCCCCTGGGGTGGCGCGCGGTGGCCGCGCGGTGGCCGCGCGGGGGCGCGCGGGCGCCGCGCGGTGGCGCGCGCTGAGCGGTGGCAAATCCTGGTCGTGATAGCCCCGGGGATTTGACACCGCGTCGGCGCGGCTCGGGCGTTTTGATGGGATCGCGTGGGAGCTGGTAACCTGGGTTTTCGCGCGGCGGGCGCGCGATGTGCGCTGCTCGACGAGGCCCTCGACGAGAGTCTCGAGCACCCCCGCCATCGTTCGAACTTGCCAGCACAACACGACCAAACCCGAGGCTTACGCGTGGCGAACATCAAGTCCCAGATCAAGCGCATCAAGACCAACGAGAAGGCGCGCCTGCGCAACAAGGCCGTCAAGTCGTCGCTCAAGACGGCGATCCGGAAGTTCCGGACGGCGGCCGACGCCGGTGACCGTGAGACGGCTCTCACCGAGCTGCGCAACGCGTCCCGTGCGCTCGACAAGGCCACCAGCAAGGGCGTCATCCACCAGAACCAGGCCGCGAACAAGAAGTCGGCCATGGCGAAGCGGGCCGAGTCGCTCTGACGCTCTGACGCGCACCACGAAGGCACCGCCCCTCCGGGGGACGGTGCCTTCGTCGTTTCGGCTCTATTCGGGCGGGCGGCTCTATTCGGGCGGGCGGGGCGGCCGCACGTGCACGATCCCGAGGACGGCGGTGTCGGGCTCCTCGTCGAGCGCGGCGTTACCGGAGATCGCCGCGTCGTTCCGGGACCGGGGACGCCGGGCCGCGTGCGGGTCCGGCAGCCGCCCGGCGACGACGTCGTTCAGCTTCACCATCGCCGCGACCGTCGCCGGCGTCGCCAGCACACCCCACCAGCTCACCAGGTCGGCGAACGCCAGCAGCATCGCCAGGACGATCGAGCCCTCGAAGTACAGCGCGCAGAGCAACTTGCCCGGCTCCAGGTGCCGCAGCCGCAGCACCCGCGCGTAGAGCGGGCGCGCCGCGTCCCGCACCGCCGGATCCGACCGCTCCCGGAGCGCCGCGAGTAACCGCGCCGTCACCGGACTTCCCTGGCGGAGACGATCGCGAGCACCGCCCGTTCCAGCGCGTAGTTCCGATCGTCGGCGCCACCCTTGACGTCGGCGTTGGCGACGGCCGCCGCCCGGGCAGCAGCCGCCAGCCCGGCCTGCGACCACCCGCGGCCCTGCCGCTGCGCGCGCTCGACCTTCCACGGCGGCATGCCCAGCGTGCTCGCGAGCTGGTACCCGCTCCCCCGCGCACCGGCGACCCTGGCGACGCTCCGGACGCCGTCCGCCAGCGCGTCCGCGATCGGTACCGGGTCGACGCCGATCGTCAGCGCCCACCGCAGGGCCTCGAGCGCACCGGCGGTGTCGCCGACCATCACCGCGTCGGCGACCGTGAAGCCGCTGACGTCCGCCCGCCCGCGGTGGTACTGCCGCACCGCCTCCGCGTCGACGCGCCCGCCGGTGTCCGCGACCAGCTGGCTGCACACCGAGGCCAGCTCACGCAGGTCGGAGCCGACCGCGTCGAGGATGAGCGAGGCGACCTCCTCGCTCGCCTTACCGCCCGCCCGCCGGATCTCGTCGCGCACGAACGTGACCTTGTCGCGCTGCTTGGTGAGCTTCGCGACGCTGGTGGTGACCGCGCCCGCCTTCTTCAGCCCGTCGCTCAGCGCCTTACCGCGTGCCTGCCCGAGGTGGGTGACGACCAGCACGATGCCGCTGCTGGGGTCCTTGGCGAGTGCGGTGCCGTGCTTGAGCAGCGCGGCTGCCAGGTCTTTGCCCGCGGTGTGGGCGTCGCGGGCGACGAGCACCCGCGCCTCGGCGAACAGGGACGGGCTGAACAGCTCCGGCAGCGCACCGGGGGTGAGCTGGGAGAGATCCAGTTCGCGGACGTCGCACTCCGGGTCGGCCGCGCGTGCGGCGGCGATCACGTCGGCGACCACACGGCCCGCGAGGAAGCTCTCGTCTCCGAGGACGAGGTGGAGCGGCGCGAGTGTGGCCGGGGGCGAAGAGGCAGCCGAGCCAGGCATGTCGCACATCGTTGCACGGTGCGCGGAAGGTTGCGGTCCCGCGTACGCGCTTTACGGGGTTATCGGTGCATCAACCCAGGTGGCGAGCCGCTTTTCCCCAGGCGTGGTACGCCCCCGGAAACGAGGTCAAGGTGGCCGGGCGGCGGTGGACAGCGACCCGTCCCGGTGCGCCACGACCGCCAGGTCGCCGCTCTGGTCGGTCCGCAGCACCCGCGCGCCCCGCCGCGCCAGGTACGCGAGAACGCCGGGGTCGGGATGCCCGTACTCGTTGTCGGCGCCCACCGGGATCACCGCCACCCGGGCTGCGGCGGCGTCCAGGAACGCGTGCTCCGACCACGCCGAGCCGTGGTGCGGCACCTTCAGCACGTCCACCGCCAGCGGCACACCCGCGTCCAGCAGCGCCCGCTCGGCGTCGTGCTCGGCGTCGCCGGGGAGCAGCACCGAGACCGACGCCACGTCCGCGCGGAGGATCAGGCTGTTGTTGTTCGGATCGCTGCGGGTCCCCCGCAGCACCCGCAGCGGCCCGAGCACCCGTAGTGCGACGGCTCCCGCGATCAGCTCCCGCCCTGCCGTCAACTGCACGATGCGGACGCCATGCCGGCGGGCCGATCGGGTCACCGCCGCAGCGCCCTCCGCCGGTTCCGCGTACGGGCCGAGCGCGATCACACCGACCGTCCGGCCTCGTAGCGCCCCGTCGAGGCCACCGATGTGGTCCAGGTGCAGGTGGCTCAGCACCAGCAGCGGCACCTGGTGGATCCCGAGCCGCCGGAGGCACCCGTCGACCGGTGCGGGGTCGGGGCCGACGTCGACGACCACCGCGGAGCCCGCACCGGCGCGGAGGACCACGGCGTCGCCCTGCCCGACGTCGCATGCCACCAGTGCCCAGCCCGGCGGTGGCCAGCCGGGCGCCACCACCCGGATCGGCAGGACCGCGACGACCACGGCGGCGGTCACCACCGCGAGGAGCCGGCGCGGTAACCGCCACCGAGCCAGGAACGCACCCCCGGCGAGTAGTGCCGCGAGCGCCC
This Cryptosporangium aurantiacum DNA region includes the following protein-coding sequences:
- the rpsT gene encoding 30S ribosomal protein S20, encoding MANIKSQIKRIKTNEKARLRNKAVKSSLKTAIRKFRTAADAGDRETALTELRNASRALDKATSKGVIHQNQAANKKSAMAKRAESL
- the lepA gene encoding translation elongation factor 4; translated protein: MPPTPRPGSTDPSLIRNFCIIAHIDHGKSTLADRMLQKTGVVNERQMRAQYLDRMDIERERGITIKSQAVRLPWEAQGQTHILNMIDTPGHVDFTYEVSRSLAACEGAVLLVDAAQGIEAQTLANLYLALENDLHIIPVLNKIDLPAAQPEKYAEELAKLIGCEPEDCLKVSGKTGEGVEHLLNEIVRQFPPPTGNADAPARAMIFDSVYDTYRGVVTYIRVIDGQLNARERIKMMSTAATHELLELGVISPEPVPSDALGVGEVGYLITGVKDVRQSKVGDTVTNNAKPAQQSLPGYAEAKPMVFSGLYPIDGSDYPILREALDKLQLNDAALAYEPETSAALGFGFRVGFLGLLHLEIIRERLEREFGLDLIATAPNVVYRVIMEDKTEHIVTNPSEFPHGKIDEVYEPIVRATVLAPSDFIGAIMELCQSRRGVLQGMDYLSEDRVELRYTLPLAEIIFDFFDQLKSRTKGYASLDYEPIGEQTAALVKVDILLQGEQVDAFSAIVHKDKAYNYGTTMAQKLRELIPRQQFEVPIQAAIGSRVIARENIRAIRKDVLAKCYGGDISRKRKLLEKQKEGKKRMKMVGRVEVPQEAFIAALSTGEGPKDKAK
- the holA gene encoding DNA polymerase III subunit delta encodes the protein MPGSAASSPPATLAPLHLVLGDESFLAGRVVADVIAAARAADPECDVRELDLSQLTPGALPELFSPSLFAEARVLVARDAHTAGKDLAAALLKHGTALAKDPSSGIVLVVTHLGQARGKALSDGLKKAGAVTTSVAKLTKQRDKVTFVRDEIRRAGGKASEEVASLILDAVGSDLRELASVCSQLVADTGGRVDAEAVRQYHRGRADVSGFTVADAVMVGDTAGALEALRWALTIGVDPVPIADALADGVRSVARVAGARGSGYQLASTLGMPPWKVERAQRQGRGWSQAGLAAAARAAAVANADVKGGADDRNYALERAVLAIVSAREVR